The following coding sequences are from one Anaerolineae bacterium window:
- the accC gene encoding acetyl-CoA carboxylase biotin carboxylase subunit, which produces MLRKILVANRGEIAVRIIRACQEVGYEAVAVYSEADRSAPQVRMAQEAYCIGPPPTVDSYLQADKIIDVALRSGADGVHPGYGFLAENADFAQAVMAAGLIWIGPPPDAIRLMGDKIAARTAMAAAGVPLIPGTDAAGCITNNELLAAAGAIGFPVLVKATAGGGGKGMRIVRQAENLPQAIHMSRREAQAAFGDDRVYLEKFIENARHIEIQVLGDMHGNVIHLGERECSIQRRHQKLVEEAPSPIVDETLRQKIGAIAVEAARAANYYSAGTVEFVFDKDKNFYFLEMNTRLQVEHPVTEMVTGVDLMKEMFRIASGRKLRYSQADIDVKGWAIECRILAEDPSNNFMPSTGRIVGLTTPTGPGVRVDSGIQYGVEITPYYDSLMAKLIVWGETRGEAILRMRRALEEFRVTGVMTTVPLHLQLMNSTRFQAGQIDTNFLEQNFTFNQITHPDHVCAAAIAATLVAHQRNQQAMLLHQGGPSPWRLYGRREALDRRLR; this is translated from the coding sequence ATGCTCAGAAAGATCCTTGTTGCTAATCGTGGCGAAATCGCAGTCCGCATTATCCGCGCCTGTCAAGAGGTAGGCTACGAAGCCGTAGCAGTTTATTCGGAGGCCGACCGTTCCGCCCCTCAAGTGCGCATGGCGCAAGAGGCCTATTGCATCGGCCCGCCGCCAACCGTTGATAGCTACTTGCAGGCGGATAAAATTATTGACGTGGCGCTCAGAAGCGGAGCCGACGGCGTCCATCCCGGTTACGGTTTTTTGGCCGAAAACGCCGATTTTGCCCAGGCCGTAATGGCGGCCGGCCTGATCTGGATTGGCCCGCCGCCGGACGCCATCCGCCTGATGGGCGATAAAATAGCGGCGCGAACCGCCATGGCCGCGGCCGGCGTGCCGCTGATACCCGGCACCGATGCGGCCGGCTGCATCACCAACAACGAACTACTGGCGGCCGCCGGGGCGATAGGTTTTCCCGTACTGGTCAAGGCTACTGCCGGCGGCGGCGGCAAAGGCATGCGGATTGTGCGCCAGGCCGAAAACTTGCCCCAGGCGATCCACATGAGCCGCCGGGAAGCCCAGGCCGCTTTTGGCGACGACCGGGTTTATTTAGAAAAATTTATCGAAAACGCCCGTCACATTGAAATCCAGGTTTTGGGCGACATGCACGGCAACGTGATTCATCTGGGCGAACGCGAATGTTCTATCCAACGCCGTCACCAGAAATTGGTTGAAGAAGCCCCCTCGCCCATAGTGGACGAAACGCTGCGGCAAAAAATAGGCGCTATTGCCGTAGAGGCAGCCAGGGCAGCCAATTACTATTCGGCCGGCACGGTAGAATTTGTTTTTGACAAAGATAAAAACTTTTACTTTTTAGAAATGAACACCCGCTTGCAGGTTGAACATCCGGTCACCGAAATGGTAACCGGGGTAGACCTGATGAAAGAGATGTTCCGCATTGCCTCCGGGCGTAAACTGCGCTACAGCCAGGCTGATATTGATGTGAAGGGCTGGGCCATTGAGTGCCGTATTTTGGCCGAAGACCCCAGCAATAATTTTATGCCCTCCACCGGCCGCATTGTGGGCCTCACCACCCCCACCGGCCCCGGCGTGCGCGTTGATAGCGGAATTCAGTATGGCGTGGAAATAACGCCCTATTACGATTCGCTGATGGCCAAGTTGATTGTTTGGGGCGAAACGCGGGGCGAGGCCATTTTGCGCATGCGCCGCGCCCTGGAAGAATTCCGCGTGACCGGGGTGATGACCACCGTGCCCCTACACCTTCAGTTAATGAACTCCACCCGTTTTCAGGCCGGACAAATTGACACCAACTTTCTTGAGCAAAACTTCACCTTTAACCAAATCACCCACCCCGACCACGTTTGCGCGGCGGCTATCGCGGCCACGCTGGTGGCCCACCAACGCAATCAACAAGCTATGCTTTTACATCAAGGCGGGCCCAGCCCCTGGCGGCTCTATGGCCGGCGCGAAGCGCTTGACCGACGACTCAGGTAA
- a CDS encoding biotin/lipoyl-binding protein encodes MKYLTTIGDTQFTIDINRDGQVIVDGKVINVDMQRMVDTTMYSLIINSVSHDVRMSEGEGVYLAEVSGEIFEVLVEDERTRRLAGLKGGPGAITGEAIIKAPMPGVVVDVLVTLGQTVEQGEIVVVLESMKMQNEFRAPRSGKIHTLRVTTGDKIEQGAVMLTIS; translated from the coding sequence ATGAAATATCTAACCACAATTGGTGATACGCAATTCACCATTGACATTAACCGGGATGGCCAGGTAATCGTTGACGGTAAAGTGATAAACGTTGACATGCAGCGCATGGTAGACACCACCATGTATTCCCTGATCATCAACAGCGTCTCGCATGATGTGCGCATGAGCGAAGGCGAAGGCGTTTACCTGGCCGAGGTCAGCGGCGAAATTTTTGAGGTGTTGGTTGAGGATGAACGCACTCGCCGCCTGGCCGGTCTAAAAGGCGGTCCAGGGGCAATAACCGGCGAAGCGATCATCAAAGCGCCGATGCCCGGCGTAGTGGTTGATGTTTTAGTAACCCTGGGCCAAACGGTTGAACAGGGAGAAATTGTGGTTGTTCTTGAATCAATGAAAATGCAAAACGAATTCAGAGCACCCCGCTCTGGCAAAATTCACACCCTCCGCGTGACAACCGGCGACAAGATTGAACAAGGCGCCGTAATGCTCACCATTTCTTGA
- a CDS encoding acyl-CoA carboxylase subunit beta, which produces MALDLKIKHLRDLKERSKQGGGEARVNIQHEKGKLTARERINILLDEGSFRELDAFVTHRAADFGLANHKPLTDGVVTGYGTIDQRLVYVFAQDFTILGGSLGRAHADKIIKLQDLALKNGAPIIGLNDSGGARIQEGVVSLGGYADIFLRNTISSGVIPQISCILGPCAGGAVYSPALTDFIIMTKENSYMFVTGPDVVKSVTHEDVTFEELGGAATHAEISGVAHFAAESEELALFTARTLLSFMPQNNMEDPPAIICHDDPLRTESLLDTLVPKNPNKPYDMHQVIQAVVDHGYFLEVQARYAQNVIVGFARLNGRSVGILANQPAVLAGVLDINASDKAARFVRFCDCFNIPLVTLEDVPGFLPGLAQEQGGIIRHGAKLLYAYAEATVPKITVVTRKAYGGAYIVMSSKHLRGDINLAWPTAEIAVMGPEGAINILYRQELAETDNPEALRNELIKEYRDTLANPYVAAGWGYLDDVIEPSQTRPRLINALEMLQNKRDENPPKKHGNIPL; this is translated from the coding sequence ATGGCGCTTGACCTAAAGATCAAGCATTTACGCGATTTAAAAGAAAGATCAAAACAGGGGGGGGGCGAAGCCCGCGTTAACATCCAACATGAAAAGGGCAAACTGACCGCCCGCGAACGCATCAACATTTTGCTTGATGAAGGCTCGTTCAGAGAGTTAGACGCTTTTGTAACGCATCGCGCCGCCGACTTTGGCCTGGCCAACCACAAGCCGTTGACCGACGGCGTGGTGACCGGCTACGGCACCATTGACCAGCGCCTGGTTTATGTTTTTGCCCAAGATTTCACCATCCTCGGCGGCAGTTTGGGCCGGGCGCACGCCGATAAGATCATTAAATTACAAGACCTGGCCCTCAAAAACGGCGCGCCTATTATTGGCCTCAACGACTCCGGCGGCGCGCGCATCCAGGAAGGAGTGGTCAGCCTCGGCGGTTACGCCGACATTTTTTTGCGCAATACCATCAGCAGCGGAGTTATTCCCCAAATCTCCTGCATTCTTGGCCCCTGCGCCGGCGGCGCGGTTTACTCCCCGGCCCTGACAGATTTTATCATTATGACCAAAGAAAACAGCTACATGTTTGTGACCGGGCCGGATGTCGTTAAATCAGTAACCCACGAAGACGTCACCTTTGAAGAATTGGGCGGAGCAGCCACCCACGCCGAAATCAGCGGCGTGGCCCATTTTGCCGCCGAAAGCGAAGAACTGGCCCTCTTTACCGCCCGCACCCTGCTCAGTTTTATGCCCCAAAATAATATGGAAGACCCGCCCGCCATTATCTGCCACGACGACCCCCTGCGCACGGAAAGTTTGCTGGACACGCTGGTGCCCAAAAACCCCAATAAACCCTATGACATGCACCAAGTGATCCAGGCCGTAGTGGACCATGGCTATTTTCTGGAAGTGCAGGCCCGGTACGCCCAAAACGTGATTGTTGGTTTTGCCCGCCTCAACGGGCGCAGCGTGGGCATTTTGGCCAACCAACCGGCCGTGCTGGCCGGGGTGCTGGACATTAACGCTTCCGACAAAGCGGCGCGTTTTGTGCGTTTTTGCGATTGCTTCAATATTCCGCTCGTTACCCTGGAAGACGTGCCCGGCTTTTTGCCCGGTTTGGCCCAGGAACAGGGCGGGATCATTCGACATGGGGCCAAATTGCTTTATGCCTATGCCGAAGCCACCGTGCCCAAAATCACGGTAGTTACCCGCAAGGCTTATGGAGGGGCTTACATTGTAATGAGCAGCAAACACCTGCGCGGCGACATCAACCTGGCCTGGCCCACGGCCGAAATTGCCGTGATGGGGCCAGAAGGGGCCATCAATATTCTCTATCGCCAAGAATTGGCCGAAACCGACAACCCTGAAGCCTTGCGAAACGAACTCATCAAAGAGTATCGGGACACTCTGGCCAACCCCTACGTGGCCGCCGGTTGGGGCTACCTGGACGATGTAATTGAACCCAGCCAAACCCGCCCCCGGCTGATAAACGCTTTAGAAATGTTACAAAATAAACGGGATGAGAATCCGCCTAAAAAGCATGGCAACATTCCGCTATAG
- a CDS encoding response regulator transcription factor has translation MTGKILIVDDEEAVRFFTADGLSRAGWVAYEAASGETALAIMEKTPCDVMLLDLRMAGMDGLTVMRQTKERWPETMIIIMTAYASIDSAIEAVRQGAFDYLRKPCSVDDIISCVNRAMARKKTSNRQRILSETNAKAATTTEAGWSPANIIRSGDLELNLGSHTVLLAGRPVSLTPTEYELLEILAQAPGQPVSLKQLIEDGLGYDPNDPQAQETLRVHISRLRRKLEAKYIVTVRGGGYALANIPPII, from the coding sequence ATGACGGGTAAAATCTTAATTGTAGACGACGAGGAAGCCGTCCGCTTTTTCACGGCCGATGGTTTATCGCGGGCAGGCTGGGTAGCCTACGAGGCTGCTTCTGGCGAAACAGCACTGGCTATAATGGAAAAAACTCCTTGCGACGTGATGCTTCTGGATCTGCGCATGGCCGGTATGGATGGGCTGACCGTGATGCGTCAAACCAAAGAGCGTTGGCCTGAAACAATGATTATTATTATGACCGCTTATGCGTCTATAGACTCGGCCATTGAAGCGGTGCGCCAGGGCGCTTTTGACTATCTGCGCAAGCCCTGTTCGGTGGATGATATCATCTCCTGTGTCAACCGGGCTATGGCCAGGAAAAAAACATCTAACCGGCAACGGATATTATCTGAAACAAACGCAAAAGCGGCAACCACAACCGAAGCGGGCTGGAGCCCGGCCAACATTATTCGCTCCGGCGATCTGGAGCTCAATTTGGGGTCGCACACGGTTTTGCTGGCGGGGCGACCCGTGTCGCTGACCCCAACCGAGTATGAACTGCTGGAAATTTTGGCCCAAGCGCCCGGCCAGCCTGTTTCGCTTAAACAATTGATAGAAGATGGCCTGGGTTACGATCCCAATGACCCCCAGGCGCAAGAAACCTTACGGGTTCATATTAGTCGTTTGCGGCGCAAATTGGAGGCCAAATACATTGTCACCGTACGGGGCGGTGGCTACGCCCTGGCCAATATTCCTCCCATTATCTAA
- a CDS encoding O-antigen ligase family protein, translating to MRLVYLHVTRSQFCHNPPAGLNLGSVLHFFMRANMHNPALNKLRNWITADDPRLAILGLIFVAVMAGLITGALFGGLGPILAIGLVGALVVGGLMLRSTQVGLFALVALICLLPYGALPFKIGFRPNFLDLALVALFAVWLVRLITGQQRTFVISPLGGLIFAFLGWALFIFIFGLRYGGLNVTVARNFVEVLLAVSLFFLAINQIKNLKQINQISRVIILAGGAASALGIFFYFIPGDWTVRILSLLRVFQYPTEGILRYIEDDPEQPMRAISTSIDPNALGGLLVFLIIITVTHLFAPTPLMPRRYLLVIAGMMALTLYLTFSRGSLAGVVAGLGVIGLLRHRKLLGLMLVVAALVLVLPQTQIYIERFSEGIRGEDLATQMRFGEYKDALNLISRYPLTGVGFFGTPDIDVYVGVSMVYLLLAQQMGLIGAGLYAIIGLTYLVIILVTFYRLPAGHHLETPLLAYGLAILGAMIGGLFDHFYFNLTFIHIVALYWLTMGLGMSAVLLAQPEDKPEQEFTVKSSR from the coding sequence ATGCGTTTGGTATATCTCCACGTAACGCGCAGCCAGTTTTGCCATAATCCCCCGGCGGGATTAAATTTAGGTAGCGTGTTACATTTTTTTATGCGAGCCAATATGCACAATCCCGCCCTGAACAAACTACGCAACTGGATCACGGCCGACGACCCTCGCCTGGCGATATTGGGCCTTATTTTTGTGGCGGTTATGGCCGGCCTGATAACCGGCGCGCTTTTTGGCGGCTTGGGGCCGATCTTGGCTATTGGGCTGGTGGGGGCCTTGGTTGTTGGCGGGTTAATGCTACGGAGCACCCAGGTAGGCTTATTTGCCCTGGTGGCCTTGATCTGTTTGCTGCCGTATGGCGCGTTACCTTTTAAAATTGGCTTCCGGCCAAATTTTTTGGACCTGGCCCTGGTTGCGCTCTTTGCGGTGTGGCTGGTGCGGCTGATTACCGGACAACAACGTACTTTTGTCATTTCGCCGCTGGGAGGGCTTATTTTTGCCTTTCTGGGATGGGCCCTTTTTATTTTTATTTTTGGCTTGCGCTACGGGGGGTTAAATGTTACTGTGGCCCGTAACTTTGTGGAGGTCTTGCTGGCGGTCAGCCTTTTTTTTCTGGCCATCAACCAGATTAAAAATCTCAAACAGATCAATCAAATCTCGCGCGTAATCATTTTGGCCGGAGGAGCGGCTTCGGCCCTGGGCATCTTTTTTTACTTTATCCCCGGTGATTGGACGGTCAGAATTCTATCGCTGCTGCGTGTTTTTCAGTATCCAACCGAAGGTATCTTGCGCTATATTGAAGATGACCCGGAACAGCCCATGCGAGCCATTTCTACCTCTATTGATCCCAACGCCCTGGGCGGCTTGCTGGTTTTCCTGATCATTATCACCGTAACGCATCTTTTTGCGCCCACCCCCCTTATGCCCCGCCGCTATCTGCTGGTGATAGCCGGAATGATGGCTCTAACGCTTTATCTTACCTTTTCACGCGGCTCATTAGCGGGCGTTGTGGCCGGGCTGGGCGTTATCGGCCTGTTGCGCCATCGCAAACTGCTGGGGTTGATGTTGGTTGTGGCGGCGCTGGTGCTGGTGCTGCCTCAAACCCAAATTTACATAGAACGTTTCAGTGAGGGCATCCGAGGCGAAGACCTGGCTACGCAAATGCGTTTTGGCGAATACAAGGATGCCCTTAACCTCATTAGCCGCTATCCTTTAACCGGCGTCGGCTTTTTTGGCACGCCTGATATTGACGTTTACGTGGGCGTTTCAATGGTGTATTTGCTGCTGGCCCAACAGATGGGACTGATTGGAGCCGGGCTTTACGCCATCATTGGCCTGACTTACCTGGTTATTATTCTTGTCACTTTTTATCGCCTGCCCGCCGGCCATCACCTGGAAACGCCGTTATTGGCCTATGGCCTGGCCATATTGGGGGCAATGATCGGTGGGCTATTTGACCATTTCTACTTTAATTTGACCTTCATTCATATTGTTGCTTTATACTGGCTAACGATGGGTCTGGGTATGTCGGCTGTGCTTTTGGCCCAACCAGAGGACAAACCGGAACAGGAATTTACTGTAAAATCTTCACGTTAA
- a CDS encoding GAF domain-containing protein: protein MIKTPQINVSASVNQQAQVAGTSERPQPGPDKLERLTAEIKEVTTLYNIGVASGSSLNLKEVIWTLYKESGRLIDTANFAIVICSGQSKILNFYLVFDQRKPVKPFSVRFSEKGLTSQVIAKQTPMLVADLGQTGAMAETDHIQPDTPIRSWLGVPILNPLLKNGKAQGAIITWSYRPNAFTDHNLWLLSAIGTQAAIAIRNAQLFEASQRRAKETAVLNDVARTLSSTLHLDEVLTRIMEQVDNLLNVEAGSLLLTDTETGNLVFQIALGDKASEVKPFQIPKGQGIAGEVALTGQPLMVADTSSDERHFKQLDQEIDFSTRNILCVPLILHDTVIGVLEVMNKRVGNFTQHDLELLNSVASYAAIAIDNARLHESVLAERDRVIEVVEQTRKELARDLHDGPTQLVAGIMMSLDFCKKALTRDPALLPQEFDRMQDLAGRASHQLRTALFELRPLVLETKGLGAALQTFIERRQKDIGQTPRLTFKIETANPSGDISRQDGKVEATIFAIVQETVNNAIKHAQANEIVVELKETPSAIYTQIKDNGKGFDVDKVMSNYEQRGSLGMVNLRERAELIGGDLAMQSVPGRGTRITIFVPKEHAERLRRRGTTGQLTLPANMIPK, encoded by the coding sequence ATGATAAAAACACCACAAATAAACGTTTCCGCTTCTGTTAATCAGCAGGCACAGGTAGCCGGAACGTCGGAAAGGCCTCAGCCCGGCCCGGATAAACTTGAACGCCTGACCGCCGAAATCAAAGAAGTGACCACGCTTTACAATATAGGCGTAGCCTCTGGTTCCAGTCTCAATCTCAAAGAAGTTATCTGGACCCTTTACAAAGAAAGCGGGCGGTTGATAGATACGGCTAACTTTGCTATTGTTATTTGTAGCGGCCAGAGCAAAATCCTGAATTTTTATTTGGTTTTTGACCAGCGTAAGCCGGTCAAACCTTTCTCGGTCAGGTTCTCAGAAAAAGGGCTTACCAGTCAAGTCATCGCCAAACAAACACCCATGTTAGTGGCTGACCTTGGGCAAACTGGCGCAATGGCTGAAACCGACCACATTCAGCCCGACACGCCTATCCGCTCCTGGCTGGGCGTGCCCATTCTCAATCCTCTCCTCAAAAATGGAAAAGCGCAGGGCGCTATTATCACCTGGAGTTACCGGCCCAATGCTTTTACCGATCACAATTTATGGCTGCTTTCAGCCATTGGCACGCAGGCGGCCATTGCTATTCGCAACGCGCAACTTTTTGAGGCCAGCCAACGACGGGCCAAAGAAACGGCTGTGCTAAACGATGTAGCCCGCACTCTCTCCTCTACCTTGCACCTTGACGAAGTATTGACTCGGATTATGGAGCAAGTTGACAACCTGCTCAACGTAGAAGCAGGTTCTTTGCTTTTAACCGATACCGAAACCGGCAACCTGGTTTTTCAAATTGCTCTGGGCGATAAAGCCAGCGAAGTTAAACCGTTCCAAATTCCCAAGGGGCAGGGCATTGCCGGCGAGGTGGCCCTGACCGGCCAACCCTTGATGGTGGCCGATACCAGCAGCGATGAGCGTCACTTTAAACAACTCGATCAAGAAATTGATTTTTCCACCCGCAACATCCTGTGCGTGCCGCTGATTTTGCATGATACAGTGATTGGGGTGCTGGAAGTAATGAATAAGCGGGTGGGCAATTTTACCCAGCATGATTTAGAGTTGCTAAACTCTGTGGCCTCTTATGCAGCCATCGCCATTGATAACGCTCGCCTGCACGAAAGTGTGTTGGCCGAACGAGACCGGGTGATTGAAGTAGTGGAGCAAACGCGCAAAGAGTTGGCCCGCGATTTGCACGACGGCCCGACCCAACTGGTGGCCGGGATTATGATGAGCCTGGACTTTTGCAAAAAAGCCCTCACCCGAGATCCGGCCCTACTGCCGCAAGAATTTGACCGCATGCAAGACCTGGCCGGGCGGGCCAGCCATCAGCTTCGGACCGCGCTCTTTGAACTGCGCCCCCTGGTTCTGGAAACAAAGGGGCTGGGCGCGGCGCTGCAAACCTTCATCGAACGTCGCCAGAAAGACATTGGCCAAACGCCCAGGTTGACCTTCAAAATTGAAACCGCTAACCCCAGCGGCGATATTTCCCGTCAGGATGGCAAGGTAGAGGCCACCATTTTTGCCATTGTCCAAGAAACTGTCAACAATGCCATTAAACATGCCCAGGCCAATGAGATAGTGGTTGAACTAAAAGAAACGCCCAGCGCTATCTACACCCAAATCAAGGATAACGGCAAAGGCTTTGACGTGGACAAGGTGATGAGTAATTATGAGCAGCGGGGCAGCCTGGGTATGGTCAACCTCCGCGAACGGGCCGAGTTGATTGGAGGCGACCTGGCCATGCAATCTGTGCCGGGGCGGGGGACTCGGATTACTATCTTTGTGCCCAAAGAACATGCCGAACGCCTCAGAAGACGAGGCACCACTGGCCAGTTGACCCTGCCCGCCAATATGATCCCCAAATAA